A single Nitrospirae bacterium CG2_30_53_67 DNA region contains:
- a CDS encoding tRNA 2-thiouridine(34) synthase MnmA translates to MKASVLVAMSGGVDSSVAALLLLGKGYKVMGATMKIWDEAREVSFPSPRICCSLSAVEDAMAVCGQLKVPYHLLEYHEHFRTEVVEDFCREYRHGRTPNPCVLCNSRLKFDHFLKEADSLGCGFMATGHYARVEQDCRTGKFLLKRGKDTRKDQSYFLYGVTQEVLSRLLLPVGDYTKEHIRKLAEDYGLPVARKKESQEICFIPDHDYASFLMRRFPEAHEKGDILNMSGKVLGTHPGYMHYTIGQRRGLGVSHPVPLYVLEIHPSENVIVVGRKEDLLNRHAVVSGINWISGRPPCLSDKISAKIRYRHAGAEVRLDPADDPHAFRVTFNEPQEAITPGQSMVFYEGEVVLGGGIIEKAE, encoded by the coding sequence ATGAAAGCATCTGTTCTGGTAGCCATGAGCGGCGGGGTGGATAGTTCGGTCGCCGCTCTGCTCCTTTTGGGAAAAGGCTACAAGGTGATGGGCGCGACCATGAAGATCTGGGATGAGGCGAGAGAGGTTTCGTTCCCCTCCCCCAGGATCTGCTGCTCCCTGTCCGCGGTGGAAGATGCCATGGCCGTGTGCGGGCAATTAAAGGTCCCTTATCATCTGCTGGAATATCATGAGCACTTCAGGACCGAGGTTGTCGAGGATTTCTGCAGGGAGTACCGGCATGGCCGCACACCCAACCCATGTGTCCTGTGCAACTCACGGCTCAAATTCGATCATTTTCTGAAAGAAGCGGATTCTCTGGGCTGCGGCTTTATGGCAACGGGCCATTATGCGAGGGTCGAGCAGGATTGCCGGACCGGGAAGTTCCTTTTGAAGCGGGGGAAGGATACAAGAAAGGATCAGTCCTATTTTCTTTACGGCGTAACCCAGGAAGTTCTTTCCCGCCTCCTCTTGCCGGTGGGAGATTATACCAAGGAGCATATCCGCAAGCTTGCCGAAGATTACGGACTCCCCGTAGCCCGGAAAAAGGAGAGTCAGGAGATCTGTTTCATCCCGGACCATGATTACGCCTCCTTCCTCATGAGGCGGTTTCCTGAAGCTCATGAGAAAGGGGACATTTTAAACATGTCGGGAAAGGTTCTCGGGACGCACCCGGGATATATGCATTATACCATCGGTCAGCGGAGAGGACTGGGGGTGTCCCATCCGGTCCCGCTTTATGTGCTGGAGATCCATCCTTCTGAAAATGTCATCGTCGTCGGGCGCAAAGAGGATCTGCTGAATCGTCATGCCGTAGTGAGCGGGATCAACTGGATCTCCGGCCGGCCTCCTTGTTTATCGGACAAGATCAGCGCCAAGATCCGCTACCGGCATGCAGGCGCGGAAGTCAGATTGGATCCTGCGGATGATCCGCATGCCTTTCGTGTGACCTTCAATGAACCTCAGGAAGCCATCACCCCGGGGCAATCCATGGTGTTTTATGAGGGAGAGGTTGTCCTCGGGGGCGGGATCATTGAAAAGGCAGAGTAG